In one window of Haemophilus parainfluenzae DNA:
- a CDS encoding anaerobic C4-dicarboxylate transporter, giving the protein MSAMFLLQFAIVLLCILVGARVGGIGLGVFGGLGLAILSFGFGLKPAGLPIDVMFMIMAVVSAAAAMQAAGGLNYMIKIATKILRRNPKHITFIAPAVTWLFTFLAGTGHVAYSVLPVIAEVSRQNGIRPERPLSMAVIASQFAIVASPIAAAVVAVVAYLEPQGIHLGDVLMITIPATILGLFLACIFVNKIGKELKDDPEYQRRLKDPKYADAFNSTTDTNEFEVSKTAKISLSLFLCGALLVVLMGAVPSLRPVFDGKPMGMAHTIEIIMLSIGALIIFTCKPDGTEITKGSVFHAGMRAVIAIFGIAWLGDTLMQAHMVEVKEMVKGLVETAPWTFALALFVLSVLVNSQGATVATLFPLGIALGIPAPVLIGVFVAVNGYFFVPNYGPIIASIDFDTTGTTKIGKYIFNHSFMLPGLLSMVFSLVIGLLLANVLL; this is encoded by the coding sequence ATGTCTGCAATGTTTTTATTGCAATTTGCCATTGTGCTATTGTGTATTTTAGTGGGCGCTCGCGTCGGAGGTATTGGTTTAGGAGTATTTGGTGGTTTAGGACTGGCCATTCTCTCGTTCGGTTTTGGTTTAAAACCCGCAGGCTTACCAATTGATGTGATGTTTATGATTATGGCTGTAGTTTCAGCGGCAGCTGCAATGCAAGCTGCGGGTGGTTTAAATTATATGATTAAAATTGCGACTAAAATTTTACGTCGTAATCCTAAACATATTACTTTTATTGCGCCAGCCGTGACGTGGTTATTTACATTTTTGGCGGGTACTGGTCATGTTGCTTATTCTGTTTTACCGGTTATTGCGGAAGTCAGCCGTCAAAATGGCATCCGTCCTGAACGTCCACTTTCAATGGCTGTGATTGCTTCTCAGTTTGCAATTGTTGCAAGTCCTATTGCTGCAGCAGTGGTGGCAGTCGTTGCTTATCTTGAACCTCAAGGTATTCATCTTGGTGATGTGTTGATGATTACTATTCCAGCGACTATTTTAGGTCTTTTCTTAGCTTGTATCTTTGTTAACAAAATAGGGAAAGAACTTAAAGATGATCCAGAATATCAACGTCGCTTAAAAGATCCGAAATATGCTGATGCATTCAATTCAACAACCGATACAAACGAATTTGAAGTGAGTAAAACAGCTAAAATCTCTCTTTCCTTATTCTTATGTGGTGCTTTACTCGTTGTGTTAATGGGTGCAGTGCCTTCTTTACGTCCAGTATTTGATGGTAAACCGATGGGGATGGCTCATACGATTGAAATCATTATGCTATCTATTGGGGCATTAATTATCTTTACTTGTAAACCGGATGGCACAGAAATAACTAAAGGTTCCGTATTCCATGCGGGCATGCGTGCCGTTATAGCCATTTTTGGTATTGCTTGGTTAGGTGATACGTTGATGCAGGCACATATGGTAGAAGTAAAAGAAATGGTGAAAGGCTTAGTGGAAACTGCACCATGGACATTTGCTTTAGCGCTATTCGTGTTATCTGTTTTAGTTAATAGCCAAGGCGCAACAGTAGCAACATTATTCCCACTTGGTATTGCATTAGGTATTCCTGCGCCTGTCTTAATTGGGGTATTTGTTGCAGTAAATGGTTACTTCTTTGTGCCTAATTATGGTCCTATTATTGCGTCAATTGATTTTGATACAACGGGTACAACTAAAATTGGTAAATATATTTTCAATCATAGTTTTATGTTACCAGGGCTATTAAGTATGGTCTTTAGTCTAGTTATTGGTTTATTACTTGCAAATGTTTTATTATAA
- a CDS encoding YfcC family protein → METSKKKMKFPSAFSILFIILLIAIGLTWLIPSGSYSKLSYDNTEHHFIVKTHGIPDQSYPATEQTLNQLNIKIQLSHFTNGIIKKPIAIPDTYQRIEQHEKGITDMIHAMVDGTIEVADIMIFIFILGGMIGVINKTGAFNAGLMSLTKKTKGNEFSVVFAVCVLMLLGGTACGIEEEAVAFYPILVPVFLALGYDSIVCVGAIFLAASMGTAFSTINPFSVVIASNAAGIPFTEGMGFRTLGLILGGACVIAYMYWYCKKLRANPEFSYTYDDRQAFYDLYMKDIDPNATVEFTFRRKLILILFSGAFPLMVWGVMFGGWWFPQMAASFLAITIIIMFISGLPEKDVVNGFTHGASELVGVALIIGLARAVNIILEQGMISDTILDYMTHLVGGMNGGVFIIGQLLVFIFLGLVVPSSSGLAVLAMPIMAPLADTVGIPRDIVVSAYNWGQYIMLFLAPTGLVLVTLQMLGIPFNKWLKFVMPIVGCQFVISSILLLVQVFMYAQ, encoded by the coding sequence ATGGAAACATCAAAGAAAAAGATGAAGTTCCCTTCTGCATTTAGCATTCTCTTTATTATTCTTCTTATTGCTATTGGTCTTACTTGGCTTATTCCCTCAGGGTCCTACTCTAAACTTTCCTACGACAACACCGAACATCATTTTATTGTCAAAACCCACGGAATTCCCGATCAAAGCTATCCAGCAACAGAACAAACGCTTAATCAACTCAATATCAAAATTCAACTTTCTCATTTCACCAACGGCATTATCAAAAAGCCGATTGCTATCCCCGATACCTATCAACGCATTGAACAACACGAAAAAGGCATTACAGATATGATTCACGCCATGGTGGATGGCACCATTGAAGTCGCGGATATTATGATTTTTATCTTCATACTCGGTGGAATGATTGGTGTGATAAACAAAACAGGAGCATTCAATGCCGGATTAATGTCTCTCACCAAAAAAACGAAAGGAAATGAATTCTCCGTTGTCTTTGCTGTCTGTGTGTTAATGCTGTTAGGCGGTACGGCTTGTGGCATTGAGGAAGAAGCAGTAGCCTTCTACCCAATTCTTGTTCCTGTCTTTTTAGCCTTAGGCTATGATTCCATTGTCTGTGTTGGTGCCATATTCCTCGCCGCCTCAATGGGAACGGCATTCTCTACAATCAATCCCTTCTCCGTTGTCATTGCCTCAAATGCTGCGGGTATTCCATTCACGGAAGGAATGGGATTTCGTACATTGGGACTTATTCTTGGTGGTGCGTGTGTGATTGCTTACATGTATTGGTATTGTAAAAAACTGCGTGCCAATCCTGAATTTTCTTATACGTATGACGATCGCCAAGCCTTCTATGATCTCTATATGAAAGATATCGATCCCAATGCAACCGTTGAATTTACCTTTAGAAGAAAACTGATTCTGATTCTATTTAGTGGCGCCTTTCCTCTCATGGTATGGGGTGTTATGTTTGGGGGCTGGTGGTTTCCTCAAATGGCGGCTTCCTTCCTAGCCATAACCATTATTATTATGTTCATCAGCGGATTGCCTGAAAAAGATGTCGTAAATGGGTTTACTCATGGTGCCTCTGAATTAGTCGGCGTCGCATTGATTATCGGACTCGCTCGAGCAGTCAATATCATTCTGGAACAAGGAATGATTTCAGACACGATTCTCGATTATATGACACATCTTGTCGGTGGAATGAATGGTGGCGTCTTTATTATTGGTCAGCTCTTGGTCTTCATTTTCTTAGGGTTAGTTGTACCTTCATCTTCAGGTCTTGCCGTACTCGCCATGCCAATTATGGCTCCGCTGGCTGATACCGTTGGCATCCCGAGAGACATTGTTGTATCGGCTTACAACTGGGGACAATATATTATGTTGTTCCTCGCACCGACAGGATTAGTCCTTGTCACGCTACAAATGCTTGGTATTCCATTCAACAAATGGTTGAAATTTGTCATGCCGATCGTAGGCTGTCAGTTTGTTATCTCATCGATACTTCTTCTCGTTCAAGTATTTATGTATGCACAATAA
- a CDS encoding VirK/YbjX family protein — protein MTAKQTITFATFQELLPDSCNHPLKKQLRDKARYYGRKFLFKKQCDALVNFLNTNQTWIPLFQQNPYRFNALLATYCDKRFSATERLNAITNSLLMLEEKMGVEFCKKLLQEKSLLLAQLTDQLGIYFNINQIDPFEGYFSINLKDNDGRSIYDASFTFLKPNKLLIASIQGPSYEEAQEAVKQTTKELHGVRPMFMLMNVFRLLAEKWQYELIGIPHTSQGKYRLSARSKILFNYDEFWQENQGQLKGQYWQLPLESTRKPLEEIASKKRSMYRKRYEMLDDLSEKITQFS, from the coding sequence ATGACAGCAAAACAAACTATTACTTTCGCGACCTTTCAAGAATTACTGCCCGATTCTTGTAATCATCCATTAAAAAAACAATTAAGGGATAAAGCCCGTTATTATGGACGCAAATTTTTATTTAAAAAACAATGTGATGCATTGGTTAATTTCTTAAATACAAACCAAACTTGGATTCCGCTTTTTCAACAAAATCCATATCGTTTTAATGCATTGCTCGCAACCTATTGTGACAAACGTTTTTCTGCAACAGAGCGACTCAATGCCATTACCAATAGTCTGTTAATGCTTGAAGAAAAAATGGGCGTAGAATTTTGTAAAAAATTGCTACAAGAAAAATCCCTTTTATTGGCACAATTAACAGATCAGCTTGGTATCTATTTCAATATCAACCAGATTGATCCTTTTGAAGGTTATTTTTCCATTAACTTAAAAGATAATGATGGGCGTAGCATTTATGATGCTTCTTTCACCTTCTTAAAGCCAAATAAATTACTTATCGCCTCAATTCAAGGCCCTTCTTATGAAGAGGCGCAAGAAGCGGTAAAACAAACCACAAAAGAATTACACGGTGTTCGTCCAATGTTTATGTTGATGAATGTTTTCCGCTTACTAGCTGAAAAATGGCAATATGAATTAATCGGTATTCCTCACACTTCACAAGGTAAATACCGTTTATCTGCACGCAGTAAAATTCTATTCAATTACGATGAATTCTGGCAAGAAAACCAAGGGCAATTAAAAGGTCAATATTGGCAATTACCGCTTGAAAGCACCCGCAAACCACTGGAAGAAATCGCCAGCAAAAAACGTTCTATGTATCGAAAACGTTATGAAATGTTGGATGATTTGAGTGAAAAAATTACTCAATTTTCCTAA